A region from the Lolium perenne isolate Kyuss_39 chromosome 4, Kyuss_2.0, whole genome shotgun sequence genome encodes:
- the LOC127348384 gene encoding thioredoxin-like protein YLS8, with protein MSYLLPHLRSGWAVDRAIVAEEERLVVIRFGHDWDEACMVMDEVLAGVAETIKNFAVIYVVDTAEVPDFNAMYELYDPSTVMFFFRNKRLMVDLGTGNNNKINWAMRDKRDFVDIVETAYRGARKGRGLVTAPKDYSTRYRY; from the coding sequence ATGTCGTACCTGCTGCCGCACCTGCGCTCCGGATGGGCGGTGGACCGGGCCATCGTCGCCGAGGAGGAGCGCCTCGTCGTGATTCGCTTCGGCCACGACTGGGACGAGGCCTGCATGGTGATGGACGAGGTGCTGGCCGGGGTGGCCGAGACGATAAAGAACTTCGCGGTGATCTACGTCGTCGACACCGCCGAGGTTCCCGACTTCAACGCCATGTACGAGCTGTACGACCCGTCGACGGTCATGTTCTTCTTCCGCAACAAGCGCCTCATGGTCGATCTCGGGACGGGAAATAACAACAAGATCAACTGGGCGATGAGAGACAAGCGGGACTTTGTTGACATCGTGGAGACTGCCTACCGAGGAGCTCGTAAGGGTCGTGGTCTGGTGACTGCTCCCAAGGATTACTCCACCAGATATCGTTACTGA